A portion of the Musa acuminata AAA Group cultivar baxijiao chromosome BXJ1-1, Cavendish_Baxijiao_AAA, whole genome shotgun sequence genome contains these proteins:
- the LOC135679619 gene encoding putative disease resistance protein RGA3 produces METSKSIALAADVQRLKTKAACLAKNRSMQRLCLSCKLSCLVDSLWIIQWACEAAEKQPEHEKNVETWVKDLEVAVLRADDILDMIKFGQLPRGPKDWVADAARELFYSIPPVLNFVAGCRLKSAVRKFEGMANEAKVRVFSKEDSSQFDAALLPAIFYGREENKEEIIRSLNHGERVAVIPIVGMAGTGKSTFARYIYSDQRRNFDVRMLVGRNFSNGAAAHPRVIRGRPLPLSELSAARGLIVREEEQDESQPPLDFAVTDREGHPSLRRFDNADRFQSAVDRIRQSLEGVRFLLVLLDINVARPNLWERLMQVLREAGGNGSTVILTTTDTDIESTTQSRPSCSLPSLTREESWRLFKEHASLHHLPDKHHFWNPWIIEECHGHPLSVIIMAKKMRCRPVREYLLPDLSQFGAPRVSQDLPRLSSDLKRMYDKLTYDHERSLVSEKLHNCFTFLSLFPEDHHFCREEIVDLWAAENSMSLEEADGCFEAFMREGAFVLCEPQDEHDHESTPRGAAYKLRDLLPYFAQHVSSRKVYLTLSPGSFDLLQLDQDDDPRICQHLSFICEPESSGFPTDLLFQGPPWWLRTLLLLGPSTNEKCWVRDINDGNKAKTFQFLRVLHVRGITFRDLLPGVEKSKLVYLNVSRSDIEELPDSIGTLSNIKILKLSHCEKLRRFPKTIDRLRRLEKLDLEGCLLLAEVSFNWVGKLSRLEYLNLSQIGFKSLISCIGKLRGLKTLILAYCRRIQRLPKSTSKLLNLEKLDLEGCHFLEELPESKPESVMKNLKLLNTLHCASLSRMPSDVGRLSSLKSLPRYIASEEPGRSFMELQPLKDLEGELWLDKLNNIEDPEVARQAMIQKKEKLQALTLRWEQFYWDVKENAPVDTVKLVADALQPNPNLRSLKLILYTEEKLPSWMTKEALHLKSLLRIRLFTLKKCKSLPPLGELPHLKVVEISGMDAVVELEGSFYGQIGTFPSLERLALSQMPNLKRWSMPEDDDADGNYTYRRKQVRKNLFPRLAHVTFMQCPKLEPPDHPLPSITTLTIWLNNEKLYRSAAGLKSMASHVKKLSVFSCQDLWASSTCDGFWGLTSLEELEISACDNLTCMPEGINQLTSLQNLKIICCRSMNSLPEWLNDLTSLRLLSFSACPVLRSRPRGLKRSHGLRVTVEGCPLLK; encoded by the coding sequence ATGGAGACATCCAAGTCGATAGCGTTAGCAGCGGACGTGCAACGGCTGAAGACGAAGGCCGCCTGCCTTGCAAAGAACAGGTCGATGCAGCGTCTGTGCCTCTCTTGCAAGTTGTCGTGCCTGGTGGATAGCCTCTGGATCATCCAATGGGCCTGCGAAGCTGCAGAGAAGCAACCGGAGCACGAAAAGAACGTGGAAACGTGGGTGAAAGATCTGGAGGTGGCGGTCCTGCGTGCGGATGATATACTGGATATGATCAAGTTCGGGCAGCTGCCACGAGGGCCGAAGGATTGGGTGGCGGACGCAGCACGTGAGCTCTTCTATTCCATCCCGCCGGTGCTCAACTTTGTTGCCGGTTGCAGGTTGAAGAGTGCGGTGAGGAAGTTTGAAGGAATGGCGAACGAGGCAAAGGTCAGGGTGTTCTCTAAGGAAGACTCGAGCCAATTTGATGCCGCTCTGTTGCCTGCAATCTTTTACGGAAGAGAGGAGAACAAAGAGGAGATTATTAGATCGCTCAACCATGGCGAACGAGTCGCCGTCATCCCCATAGTTGGCATGGCGGGGACAGGGAAGTCGACTTTTGCTCGGTACATTTACAGCGATCAACGACGAAACTTTGACGTTCGAATGCTCGTTGGTCGAAATTTCAGTAATGGAGCAGCAGCTCACCCACGTGTCATCCGTGGTCGCCCTCTACCACTTTCTGAGCTGAGTGCCGCAAGAGGCCTCATAGTAAGAGAAGAAGAACAAGACGAATCCCAACCGCCGCTCGACTTCGCAGTCACGGATCGCGAAGGCCATCCCTCCTTGCGACGATTTGACAACGCAGATCGGTTCCAGTCTGCAGTGGATAGGATTCGGCAATCGCTGGAGGGCGTGAGATTTTTGCTTGTTCTGCTGGACATCAACGTGGCTCGTCCGAATTTGTGGGAACGACTGATGCAGGTCTTGCGTGAAGCAGGCGGGAACGGAAGTACGGTCATCTTGACCACGACCGACACCGATATCGAGTCAACCACGCAGAGCAGACCTTCCTGCAGTTTGCCTTCCTTGACGAGAGAAGAAAGCTGGCGGCTGTTCAAAGAGCATGCATCGCTACACCACCTGCCAGACAAGCATCACTTTTGGAATCCATGGATCATCGAGGAGTGCCATGGCCACCCGTTGTCGGTGATCATCATGGCAAAGAAGATGCGATGCAGACCAGTACGTGAGTATCTGCTGCCTGACCTCTCGCAGTTTGGAGCTCCTCGAGTAAGTCAAGATCTTCCTAGACTCTCTTCTGACCTGAAACGGATGTATGACAAGTTGACCTATGATCATGAGCGTAGTCTAGTATCAGAAAAGCTCCATAATTGCTTCACGTTCCTGTCGCTGTTCCCGGAAGATCACCATTTCTGCAGGGAGGAGATCGTCGACTTGTGGGCTGCAGAAAACTCGATGTCGCTGGAAGAGGCCGATGGCTGCTTTGAGGCATTCATGCGGGAAGGCGCCTTCGTCCTCTGCGAGCCGCAGGACGAACATGATCATGAAAGCACACCTCGCGGAGCGGCGTACAAACTGCGCGACCTGCTCCCCTACTTTGCACAGCACGTCAGCTCCAGAAAGGTCTACTTAACGCTGTCGCCTGGTTCCTTCGATCTGCTGCAGCTTGACCAAGATGACGACCCACGGATCTGCCAACACCTGTCGTTTATCTGCGAACCAGAGTCATCAGGGTTTCCGACGGACCTGCTCTTCCAAGGCCCACCGTGGTGGCTGCGCACCCTTCTGCTGCTTGGTCCATCAACCAATGAGAAGTGCTGGGTCAGAGACATCAATGACGGTAATAAGGCCAAAACTTTCCAGTTCTTGCGAGTGTTGCATGTACGTGGAATTACGTTCCGCGACTTGCTTCCTGGGGTTGAGAAGTCCAAATTGGTTTACCTCAATGTCTCACGAAGTGACATCGAAGAACTCCCCGACTCAATCGGCACCCTCAGTAATATAAAGATCTTGAAGCTCTCTCACTGCGAGAAGCTTAGAAGATTTCCGAAAACAATCGATCGGCTCCGACGCTTGGAGAAGTTGGACCTCGAAGGTTGTCTTTTACTTGCAGAGGTGTCATTTAATTGGGTTGGCAAACTCTCGAGACTGGAGTACCTCAACCTTTCACAAATCGGCTTCAAGTCACTTATTTCATGCATCGGCAAACTTCGAGGCTTGAAGACCTTGATACTGGCTTACTGTCGGAGGATTCAGAGGCTTCCAAAATCAACCAGTAAGCTCCTAAACTTGGAGAAGTTGGACCTCGAAGGTTGTCATTTCCTCGAGGAGTTGCCTGAAAGCAAACCGGAGAGCGTGATGAAGAATCTCAAGCTTTTGAACACGCTGCACTGTGCCTCGCTGAGCCGCATGCCTTCGGATGTCGGAAGATTATCCAGCCTCAAGAGTTTGCCAAGATACATTGCAAGTGAAGAGCCTGGACGAAGCTTCATGGAGCTGCAGCCACTAAAAGACCTCGAAGGCGAACTTTGGTTAGATAAACTCAACAACATAGAGGACCCGGAAGTTGCTCGACAAGCCATGATACAGAAGAAAGAGAAACTTCAAGCTTTGACACTGCGCTGGGAACAATTCTATTGGGACGTCAAAGAGAATGCTCCTGTGGATACGGTAAAGCTCGTGGCTGACGCCCTTCAACCGAACCCAAATTTGAGGTCGCTGAAGCTGATCCTGTACACAGAAGAGAAATTACCTTCATGGATGACTAAAGAAGCTCTACATCTTAAATCTCTCCTCCGTATCAGGTTGTTCACTCTGAAAAAATGCAAAAGTCTACCACCACTCGGGGAATTACCTCATCTCAAGGTCGTCGAGATAAGTGGCATGGATGCTGTCGTTGAATTGGAGGGCTCATTTTATGGCCAGATTGGCACATTTCCCTCGTTGGAGAGGCTCGCTCTTTCTCAAATGCCGAACTTGAAGAGATGGTCAATGCCTGAGGACGATGATGCGGACGGAAATTATACTTACCGCCGGAAGCAAGTAAGGAAAAATCTGTTTCCTCGTCTTGCTCATGTCACATTTATGCAATGCCCTAAACTTGAGCCACCCGATCATCCTCTCCCATCCATTACAACATTGACAATATGGCTGAACAACGAGAAGCTCTATCGCTCAGCAGCAGGTCTGAAATCAATGGCTAGCCATGTCAAGAAGCTCTCCGTCTTCTCGTGCCAGGATCTATGGGCGTCCTCGACCTGCGATGGATTCTGGGGCCTGACCTCACTTGAGGAGCTTGAGATCTCTGCATGTGACAACCTGACATGTATGCCGGAGGGTATAAACCAGCTCACCTCCCTCCAAAACCTAAAGATAATTTGCTGCAGGAGCATGAACAGTCTACCGGAGTGGTTGAACGATCTCACTTCTCTCCGTTTGCTGTCCTTCTCTGCTTGCCCCGTGCTGCGTTCCAGGCCCAGAGGTCTGAAAAGAAGCCATGGTCTCCGAGTAACCGTCGAAGGCTGTCCCTTACTGAAATAA